One stretch of Euphorbia lathyris chromosome 7, ddEupLath1.1, whole genome shotgun sequence DNA includes these proteins:
- the LOC136235457 gene encoding O-fucosyltransferase 31, whose translation MRSGTMSTHHFQSQRMAIAALSIILLPIFVPHLYVPLSRASPSLFLEWNAPRPRNLPLLKAALNRHTLSKQESSLWSPLPHQGWKPCAEPAIRSLPQKSQGYIQVFLDGGLNQQRMGICDAVAVAKILNATLVIPHLEVNPVWQDSSSFMDIFDVDRFVDILRYEISIVKEPPSEYSWSTREYYATGIRATRIKTAPTHASANWYLENVLPVLQSYGIAAIAPFSHRLAFDKLPASIQRLRCKVNFEALGFVSHIKSLGDTIVNHLRYPFRTPGTEILKERNSGTNTERSGKFAVLHLRFDKDMAAHSACEFGGGKAERLALAKYRQLLWQGRVLNSQFTDEELRNQGRCPLTPEEIGLLLAALSFSNSTRLYLASHKVYGGEARISTLKHLFPLMEDKKSLASAEELAKVEGKASLLAAVDYYVSLQSDIFISASPGNMHNALVGHRAYLNLKTIRPNMVLLGPLFLNKSMEWSEFQLAVVNGHKNRQGQIRLRKEKQSIYTYPVPDCMCQL comes from the exons ATGAGATCGGGCACAATGTCCACTCACCATTTCCAGTCTCAGCGAATGGCTATTGCTGCTCTTTCCATCATCCTGCTTCCAATTTTTGTTCCACACCTCTATGTCCCCTTGAGCCGAGCCTCGCCTTCCCTTTTCTTA GAGTGGAATGCTCCAAGACCTAGAAATTTGCCTCTTCTAAAAGCTGCTCTGAATCGCCATACT CTCAGTAAACAAGAGTCTTCTCTTTGGTCTCCTTTGCCTCATCAAGGATGGAAACCTTGCGCCGAACCAGCCATTCGTT CATTGCCACAAAAGTCTCAAGGGTATATTCAAGTGTTTCTTGATGGAGGATTAAACCAGCAAAGAATGGGA ATTTGTGATGCGGTTGCTGTTGCTAAAATACTAAATGCAACTCTTGTGATCCCACACCTTGAAGTAAATCCTGTCTGGCAAGATTCAAG TTCATTCATGGATATATTTGATGTCGATCGCTTTGTTGACATCCTGCGTTATGAAATTTCTATTGTTAAAGAGCCACCAAGTGAATACTCCTGGAGCACACGTGAGTACTATGCTACTGGCATACGGGCTACTAGAATTAAGACAGCACCTACCCATGCTTCAGCTAACTGGTATCTGGAAAATGTTTTGCCTGTACTGCAAAG TTATGGAATTGCTGCTATTGCCCCATTCTCTCACCGCTTGGCTTTTGACAAATTGCCTGCAAGCATCCAGCGGCTACGGTGTAAAGTCAACTTTGAAGCGCTAGGTTTTGTTTCTCACATAAAGTCGTTGGGAGACACAATTGTTAATCATCTCCGCTATCCTTTCAGAACCCCAGGAACTGAAATTTTGAAGGAAAGAAACTCTGGGACTAACACAGAGAGATCTGGAAAATTTGCAGTCTTGCACCTTCGTTTTGATAAG GATATGGCTGCTCATTCAGCCTGTGAATTTGGTGGGGGTAAAGCTGAAAGACTTGCTCTAGCCAAGTACCGCCAATTACTTTGGCAGGGAAGGGTTTTGAACTCGCAGTTTACTGATGAGGAGTTAAGAAATCAGGGCCGTTGTCCATTGACTCCTGAAGAGATTGGATTACTGCTGGCAGCTTTAAGTTTCAGCAACAGTACTCGACTCTATCTTGCGTCACACAAG GTTTATGGTGGAGAAGCAAGGATCTCTACTCTGAAGCACTTGTTTCCTTTAATGGAAGACAAGAAGAGCTTAGCCTCTGCAGAAGAACTGGCTAAAGTTGAAGGGAAGGCTTCTTTATTGGCTGCAGTTGATTATTATGTGAGCTTGCAGAGTGACATCTTTATATCTGCTTCTCCTGGAAACATGCACAATGCTTTG GTTGGACATAGGGCATACCTGAACCTGAAGACCATAAGACCAAACATGGTACTGCTGGGCCCCCTTTTCCTGAACAAGAGCATGGAATGGTCAGAGTTTCAGCTCGCGGTGGTCAATGGACATAAAAATAGACAAGGGCAGATTAGATTGAGAAAAGAGAAGCAATCAATATATACATACCCTGTTCCTGATTGTATGTGCCAATTATAA